The Streptomyces sp. NBC_00224 genome has a window encoding:
- a CDS encoding LLM class F420-dependent oxidoreductase: protein MQLPIQSQSTLYAEPWEAGATPDDLAEIARVADRAGFHYLATCDHVAIPRRLAGAMGTTWYDPVATLAYLAAITTRTLLLSHVAVVGLRHPLLTAKQYATLDHLSGGRLVLGVGAGHVQEEFEVLGADFAHRGAVLDETVDALRAALGPEEFPEFHGERFHFEGLGQRPRPAQERVPIWVGGSSPAAVRRAALRGDGWLPQGDPRDKLPHQIARIRELRERNGIEGPFCVGAIAEPLYVGEARWDLGRRTLSGKPDALADSLREYAALGVHQVQLRFRSRGRAELIDQIAAFAADVAPHLT, encoded by the coding sequence ATGCAGCTCCCCATCCAGTCCCAGAGCACCCTCTACGCCGAACCCTGGGAAGCCGGCGCGACCCCGGACGACCTCGCCGAAATCGCGCGGGTCGCCGACCGGGCCGGCTTCCACTACCTCGCCACCTGCGACCACGTCGCCATCCCCCGCCGACTCGCGGGCGCGATGGGCACCACGTGGTACGACCCCGTCGCCACCCTCGCCTACCTCGCGGCGATCACCACCCGCACCCTCCTCCTCAGCCACGTCGCAGTCGTCGGCCTGCGCCACCCCCTCCTCACCGCCAAGCAGTACGCGACCCTCGACCACCTCAGCGGCGGCCGGCTGGTCCTGGGTGTGGGGGCCGGGCACGTACAGGAGGAGTTCGAGGTCCTCGGGGCCGACTTCGCGCACCGGGGGGCCGTGCTCGACGAGACCGTCGACGCGCTGCGGGCCGCGCTGGGGCCGGAGGAGTTCCCCGAGTTCCATGGGGAGAGGTTCCATTTCGAAGGCCTCGGGCAGCGGCCTCGGCCCGCCCAGGAGCGCGTGCCCATCTGGGTCGGCGGGTCCTCGCCCGCCGCCGTCCGGCGCGCCGCCCTGCGCGGCGACGGCTGGCTGCCGCAGGGCGATCCCCGCGACAAGCTGCCGCACCAGATAGCCCGGATCAGGGAGTTGCGGGAGAGGAACGGCATCGAGGGGCCGTTCTGCGTCGGCGCCATCGCGGAACCGCTGTACGTGGGCGAGGCGCGCTGGGACCTCGGGCGCCGCACCCTCAGCGGCAAGCCCGACGCCCTCGCCGACTCCCTGCGCGAGTACGCCGCGCTCGGCGTCCACCAGGTCCAGCTGCGCTTCCGCTCGCGCGGACGCGCCGAACTCATCGACCAGATCGCGGCGTTCGCCGCAGATGTGGCCCCTCACCTCACGTAG
- a CDS encoding amidohydrolase family protein: MLDHLIRRATVVDGTGAPAYTADVAVHEGRIAEIAEPNTLAPQSARTSEDAHGLVLAPGFVDPHTHYDAQLFWDPYATPSMNHGVTTVAGGNCGFTLAPLHPDRPEDADYTRRMMARVEGMALKALEDGVDWGWSTFGEYLDALDGRIAVNAGFMVGHCALRRYVMGPQAVGGQPTAEQLDAMLRLLHDAMDAGAWGLSTTQSSTHSDGDGHPVASRHARPAELLALSKAVGQHEGTQIEAIVAGCLDQFSDEEMDLFVEMSSVAGRPLNWNVLTIDAAVPERVPRQLAASERARRAGGRIVALTMPILTPMNMSLGTFCALNLIPGWGEVLNLPVPERIAKLRDDGVRAEMLRRAESKEAGVFRRLADFGRYVIGDTYSEANAGLTGRVVRDIAAERGQDPFHCLVEICANDRLRTVLWPMPTDNDPASWALRQETWQHEDVLLGGSDAGAHLDRMCGAPYTTRFLGDCLRGRKLVPLEQAVKMLSDDPARLFGLRERGRIEEGYHADLVLFDPERIEAGPATLVHDLPGDSPRLDSKAIGVVSVRVNGVETIRDDVVTGAVPGTVLRSGRDTRTVSVK; this comes from the coding sequence ATGCTCGACCACCTGATCCGGCGCGCGACCGTCGTCGACGGAACCGGCGCCCCCGCCTACACCGCGGACGTGGCCGTCCACGAAGGCCGCATCGCGGAGATCGCCGAGCCCAACACCCTCGCCCCGCAAAGCGCCCGCACCAGCGAGGACGCCCACGGCCTCGTCCTCGCCCCCGGCTTCGTCGACCCCCACACCCACTACGACGCCCAGCTGTTCTGGGATCCGTACGCCACGCCCTCCATGAACCACGGCGTCACCACCGTCGCCGGCGGCAACTGCGGCTTCACCCTCGCCCCCCTCCACCCCGACCGCCCGGAGGACGCCGACTACACCCGGCGGATGATGGCCCGGGTGGAGGGCATGGCGCTGAAGGCCCTGGAGGACGGTGTCGACTGGGGCTGGTCGACGTTCGGGGAGTATCTGGACGCGCTGGACGGGCGCATCGCCGTCAACGCCGGGTTCATGGTGGGGCACTGCGCCCTGCGCCGATACGTCATGGGTCCGCAGGCCGTCGGCGGGCAGCCCACCGCCGAGCAGCTCGACGCGATGCTGCGCCTCCTCCACGACGCCATGGACGCGGGGGCCTGGGGTCTGTCCACCACCCAGTCGTCCACCCACTCCGACGGCGACGGCCACCCCGTGGCCTCCCGGCACGCCCGGCCCGCCGAGCTCCTCGCCCTCTCCAAGGCGGTCGGGCAGCACGAGGGCACCCAGATCGAGGCGATCGTGGCCGGGTGCCTGGACCAGTTCTCGGACGAGGAGATGGACCTCTTCGTCGAGATGTCCTCCGTCGCCGGGCGGCCCCTCAACTGGAACGTCCTCACCATCGACGCGGCCGTCCCCGAGCGCGTCCCGCGCCAGCTCGCCGCGAGTGAGCGAGCCCGCCGGGCCGGCGGCCGGATCGTCGCGCTGACCATGCCGATCCTCACCCCGATGAACATGTCGCTCGGCACCTTCTGCGCCCTCAACCTCATCCCGGGCTGGGGGGAAGTGCTCAACCTCCCCGTCCCCGAGCGGATCGCGAAGCTCCGCGATGACGGCGTACGCGCCGAGATGCTGCGCCGCGCCGAAAGCAAGGAGGCCGGGGTCTTCCGGCGGCTCGCCGACTTCGGGCGGTACGTCATCGGGGACACCTACTCCGAGGCCAACGCCGGGCTCACCGGCCGCGTGGTGCGCGACATCGCCGCCGAGCGCGGCCAGGACCCCTTCCACTGCCTGGTCGAGATCTGCGCCAACGACCGGCTGCGGACGGTGCTGTGGCCCATGCCGACCGACAACGACCCGGCCAGCTGGGCCCTGCGCCAGGAGACCTGGCAGCACGAGGACGTCCTGCTCGGCGGGTCCGACGCGGGCGCCCATCTGGACCGGATGTGCGGCGCCCCGTACACCACGCGCTTCCTCGGGGACTGTCTGCGCGGCCGCAAACTGGTCCCCCTTGAGCAGGCGGTGAAGATGCTCAGCGACGACCCGGCGCGGCTGTTCGGGCTGCGGGAGCGGGGGCGGATCGAGGAGGGGTACCACGCCGACCTCGTCCTCTTCGACCCCGAGCGCATCGAGGCGGGCCCGGCCACCCTCGTCCACGACCTGCCCGGCGACAGCCCGCGCCTGGACTCCAAGGCGATCGGCGTCGTCTCGGTCCGCGTCAACGGCGTCGAGACGATCCGCGACGACGTGGTGACGGGCGCGGTGCCGGGCACGGTCCTGCGCTCCGGCCGCGACACGAGGACGGTGTCCGTCAAGTGA
- a CDS encoding SDR family NAD(P)-dependent oxidoreductase: protein MGKLDGRVVLVTGAARGQGEQEARLFAAEGAKVVLADVLDDQGEAVAKELGGESARFVHLDVSREEEWVAAVAFAKEAFGHLDGLVNNAGILRFNELVATPLEEFQQIIQVNQVGAFLGIKYAAPEIEAAGGGTIVNTASYTALTGMAYVGAYAATKHAILGLTRVAAVELAAKGIRVNAVCPGAVDTPMTNPAALDPTADPEEAKEAVAELYKRLVPLGRIGRPEEVAALALFLTSEDSAYITGQPFVIDGGWLAGVSLF from the coding sequence ATGGGCAAGCTGGACGGGCGGGTCGTCCTCGTCACGGGCGCGGCGCGCGGGCAGGGCGAGCAGGAGGCGCGGCTCTTCGCGGCCGAGGGCGCCAAGGTGGTCCTCGCGGACGTGCTGGACGACCAGGGCGAGGCCGTGGCCAAGGAACTGGGCGGCGAGTCGGCGCGGTTCGTCCATCTCGACGTCAGCCGGGAGGAGGAGTGGGTCGCCGCCGTCGCCTTCGCCAAGGAGGCCTTCGGGCATCTCGACGGGCTCGTCAACAACGCGGGCATCCTCCGCTTCAACGAGCTCGTCGCCACCCCTCTGGAGGAGTTCCAGCAGATCATCCAGGTGAACCAGGTGGGCGCCTTCCTGGGCATCAAGTACGCGGCGCCCGAGATCGAGGCGGCCGGCGGCGGCACCATCGTCAACACCGCCTCGTACACGGCGCTCACGGGCATGGCGTACGTCGGCGCGTACGCCGCCACCAAGCACGCCATCCTCGGCCTCACCCGGGTCGCGGCGGTGGAGCTCGCGGCGAAGGGGATCCGGGTGAACGCGGTGTGCCCCGGGGCCGTGGACACCCCGATGACCAACCCGGCGGCCCTCGACCCGACGGCCGACCCCGAGGAGGCCAAGGAGGCGGTGGCCGAGCTCTACAAGCGGCTGGTGCCGCTGGGGAGGATAGGCAGGCCGGAGGAGGTCGCGGCGCTCGCGCTCTTCCTGACCAGCGAGGACTCCGCGTACATCACGGGCCAGCCGTTCGTGATCGACGGGGGCTGGCTGGCCGGGGTGAGCCTTTTCTGA
- a CDS encoding amidohydrolase family protein, with product MESFPRIISVDDHTVEPPHVWQDRLPSKYRDSGPRIVRAPLKEMTFLGGKFAPVMGAPGDEGPIGDWWVYEDLHRPLTRLDTAVGYSRDEIRLEVITYEQMRPGSYSVPERLADMDVNHVQSALCFPTFPRFCGQTFTEASDRELGLLSVQAYNDWMVEEWCGPQAGGRLIPLTLIPLWDAELAAAEVRRNAARGVRAVAFSEIPPHLGLPSIHTDYWDPFLAACDETGTVIAMHIGSSSRMPSTSADAPPAVGSTITFANCCFSMVDWLMSGKFERFPRLRVMYAEGQIGWIPYILERADVVWEENRAWGGVADKVHRPPSELFAEHVYGCFFDDAFGLRNLGAIGVGNVLYETDYPHSDSTWPKSKEVGEAQMAHLRGDVVERIVRGNAIELLSLGADGLWAP from the coding sequence GTGGAGAGCTTCCCGAGGATCATCTCGGTGGACGACCACACGGTGGAGCCGCCGCACGTCTGGCAGGACCGGCTCCCGTCGAAGTACCGGGACTCGGGCCCGCGCATAGTCCGCGCCCCCCTCAAGGAGATGACCTTCCTCGGCGGCAAGTTCGCGCCGGTCATGGGCGCGCCGGGGGACGAGGGCCCGATCGGCGACTGGTGGGTGTACGAGGACCTGCACCGCCCCCTGACGAGGCTGGACACGGCGGTCGGTTACTCCCGGGACGAGATCCGCCTGGAAGTGATCACGTACGAGCAGATGCGGCCGGGCTCGTACAGCGTCCCGGAGCGGCTCGCGGACATGGACGTCAACCACGTCCAGTCGGCGCTCTGCTTCCCCACCTTCCCGCGCTTCTGCGGCCAGACGTTCACGGAGGCGTCCGACCGCGAGCTGGGCCTCCTCTCCGTACAGGCGTACAACGACTGGATGGTGGAGGAATGGTGCGGCCCGCAGGCCGGCGGCCGCCTCATCCCCCTGACCCTGATCCCCCTCTGGGACGCGGAACTCGCGGCGGCGGAGGTACGGCGCAACGCGGCGCGGGGCGTACGTGCGGTGGCGTTCTCCGAGATACCCCCGCACCTCGGCCTCCCCTCCATCCACACCGACTACTGGGACCCGTTCCTGGCGGCGTGCGACGAGACGGGCACGGTGATAGCGATGCACATCGGCTCGTCGTCCCGTATGCCCTCGACATCGGCGGACGCGCCCCCGGCCGTCGGCTCCACGATCACCTTCGCCAACTGCTGCTTCTCGATGGTCGACTGGCTGATGAGCGGCAAGTTCGAACGCTTCCCGCGGCTGCGGGTGATGTACGCGGAGGGCCAGATCGGCTGGATCCCCTACATCCTGGAGCGCGCGGACGTGGTGTGGGAGGAGAACCGCGCCTGGGGCGGAGTGGCGGACAAGGTCCACCGCCCCCCGTCCGAACTCTTCGCCGAGCACGTCTACGGCTGCTTCTTCGACGACGCGTTCGGCCTCCGGAACCTGGGGGCGATCGGAGTGGGCAACGTCCTGTACGAGACGGACTACCCGCACTCGGACTCCACGTGGCCGAAGTCGAAGGAGGTGGGGGAGGCGCAGATGGCGCATCTTCGGGGGGATGTGGTGGAGCGGATTGTTCGGGGCAATGCGATTGAGCTGCTGTCGTTGGGGGCGGATGGGCTTTGGGCGCCGTAG
- a CDS encoding helix-turn-helix domain-containing protein, which produces MALSPSSSAQQARQALATRLAELCRDAGLTGRDLARQCGWSAAKSSRIMNARTPPSADDIRAWCRATGTEDQTDDLLASLRAVEGMWVDWRRMERAGLRRAQAAVLPLFERTKRFRSYSSWLVPGLLQTYGYTEDVLRAVQRRRVQVDDVADAVAVRMERQRVLHEGNRRFAFLIEESVLRNGLGDADTQFEQLEHLLTIGSLPNVSLGVVPVRLGRSRMPVEGFWIFDTAQVNVELISGHLTLTQPSDVKAYAEAFATLADMAVHGARARGLITAAMHTPR; this is translated from the coding sequence ATGGCTCTCTCACCCTCATCAAGCGCCCAGCAGGCCCGACAGGCTCTAGCGACCCGGCTCGCCGAGCTCTGCCGGGACGCCGGACTCACCGGACGGGATCTGGCCCGGCAGTGCGGGTGGTCCGCCGCCAAGTCTTCGCGCATCATGAACGCTCGTACGCCCCCGTCGGCCGACGACATCCGAGCCTGGTGCCGAGCCACTGGTACCGAGGATCAGACGGACGATCTGCTCGCTTCCCTCCGAGCCGTTGAAGGCATGTGGGTCGACTGGCGTCGAATGGAGCGAGCCGGACTTCGGCGTGCCCAGGCAGCCGTCTTGCCCCTGTTCGAGCGGACGAAGCGGTTCCGGTCGTACTCGTCGTGGCTGGTACCCGGATTGCTCCAGACATACGGCTACACGGAAGACGTCCTGCGGGCCGTACAGCGGCGGCGGGTCCAAGTGGACGACGTCGCGGATGCCGTCGCTGTGCGGATGGAGCGCCAGCGCGTACTGCACGAAGGGAACCGCCGCTTCGCCTTCCTGATCGAGGAGTCGGTGCTTCGGAACGGACTCGGGGACGCGGACACACAGTTCGAGCAGCTTGAGCACTTGTTGACGATCGGCTCACTGCCCAATGTCAGCCTGGGAGTGGTCCCCGTCCGCCTCGGCCGCTCACGTATGCCCGTGGAAGGCTTCTGGATTTTCGACACGGCGCAGGTCAACGTCGAGCTGATCTCCGGCCATCTCACCCTCACGCAACCCAGCGACGTGAAGGCCTATGCCGAAGCGTTCGCCACTCTGGCCGACATGGCGGTCCACGGTGCGAGGGCCCGTGGGCTCATCACGGCAGCCATGCACACGCCGAGGTAA
- a CDS encoding PaaI family thioesterase, producing MTPQAAQQILADNFAPWVLDLNLGVVEVGAAHAVLRLPWDARLARDGGGMSGQAMMAAADTATVIAVSAARGTYGPMTTVQQSTSFQRAVVGADVLVDARVTKLGKRMAFAEITLTAEGADEPAARASTVYALLG from the coding sequence ATGACCCCCCAAGCCGCACAGCAGATCCTCGCCGACAACTTCGCCCCCTGGGTCCTCGACCTCAACCTCGGCGTCGTCGAGGTCGGCGCCGCGCATGCCGTGCTGCGGCTGCCATGGGATGCGCGGCTCGCGCGGGACGGGGGTGGGATGTCGGGGCAGGCCATGATGGCCGCCGCCGATACCGCCACCGTCATTGCCGTCTCCGCCGCCCGGGGCACTTACGGGCCCATGACCACAGTGCAGCAGTCCACCAGCTTCCAGCGGGCCGTCGTCGGCGCGGACGTACTCGTCGACGCGCGCGTCACCAAGCTCGGCAAGCGCATGGCGTTCGCGGAGATCACCCTCACCGCCGAGGGCGCGGACGAGCCCGCCGCCCGGGCCAGTACCGTCTACGCCCTCTTGGGGTAG
- a CDS encoding aldehyde dehydrogenase family protein translates to MSLYEPELFIGGEWVEPDGGRYEILDPATEEVVGLAPEASRAQVYAAAAAAREAFDGWSRTAPEERAAILDRAADVIQREFTPYAELARAETGATTATARGMQVAVGAARFRRYAKGALEPVESAVPPQINEAGPMGRAGVFGAVAVRQPVGVVTCITSYNNPWANPVGKVAPALAMGNTVVVKPAPQDPLSVFRMAEALAEAGVPSGVVNVVTGSAPAVGEAAVDSADVDMVSFTGSTAVGQRIAEVCGRGMKRQLMELGGKGAAIVFEDADLGSAVMGIGTTFSFYSGQICTAPTRVLVHRSVHDRLVEQLAAYIAHLKVGDPAVAGTVVGPMISAAHRDRVESYVELGRKEGARVVAGGERPPLERGFYVAPTLLADCTNDMRVVREEIFGPVVAVVPFDDEEEAVALANDSDYGLLDYVWSGDVARAFRVARRLRAGGVGVNTVGRNMEAPFGGFKHSGVGRDVGSYALHAYSELQAIVWPG, encoded by the coding sequence GTGAGCCTGTATGAGCCCGAGTTGTTCATCGGTGGCGAGTGGGTCGAACCCGACGGCGGGCGTTACGAGATCCTCGACCCCGCCACCGAGGAGGTGGTCGGGCTCGCCCCCGAGGCGAGCCGCGCGCAGGTGTACGCGGCGGCGGCCGCCGCCCGGGAGGCCTTCGACGGCTGGTCCCGCACCGCCCCCGAGGAGCGCGCCGCGATCCTCGACCGAGCGGCGGACGTCATCCAGCGCGAGTTCACCCCGTACGCCGAACTCGCCCGCGCCGAGACCGGCGCCACCACCGCCACCGCGCGCGGGATGCAGGTCGCGGTGGGCGCGGCCCGCTTCCGGCGGTACGCGAAGGGCGCCCTGGAGCCCGTCGAGAGCGCCGTCCCGCCGCAGATCAACGAGGCAGGGCCGATGGGGCGGGCGGGCGTCTTCGGGGCCGTCGCCGTCCGGCAGCCCGTCGGGGTGGTCACTTGTATCACCTCGTACAACAACCCCTGGGCCAACCCGGTCGGCAAGGTCGCGCCCGCGCTCGCCATGGGCAACACGGTGGTCGTCAAACCCGCCCCCCAGGACCCCCTGTCCGTCTTCCGCATGGCCGAGGCGCTGGCGGAGGCGGGGGTGCCGAGCGGGGTGGTGAACGTGGTCACCGGCTCGGCCCCGGCCGTCGGGGAGGCGGCCGTGGACTCCGCGGACGTCGACATGGTCAGCTTCACCGGCTCCACCGCCGTCGGGCAGCGCATCGCGGAGGTGTGCGGCCGGGGCATGAAACGCCAGCTCATGGAGCTCGGCGGCAAGGGCGCGGCGATCGTCTTCGAGGACGCGGACCTGGGGTCGGCGGTGATGGGCATCGGCACCACGTTCTCGTTCTACAGCGGCCAGATCTGCACCGCCCCCACCCGGGTCCTGGTCCACCGGTCCGTACACGACCGCCTCGTGGAGCAACTCGCGGCCTACATCGCCCACTTGAAGGTGGGCGACCCGGCGGTGGCGGGAACGGTGGTGGGGCCGATGATCTCGGCCGCGCACCGCGACCGCGTCGAGTCGTACGTGGAGCTCGGCCGCAAGGAGGGTGCGCGGGTCGTCGCGGGCGGTGAACGGCCGCCGCTGGAGCGCGGGTTCTACGTCGCCCCGACCCTCCTCGCCGACTGCACCAACGACATGCGGGTGGTCCGCGAGGAGATCTTCGGGCCCGTCGTGGCAGTGGTCCCCTTCGACGACGAGGAGGAGGCCGTGGCCCTCGCCAACGACAGCGACTACGGCCTCCTCGACTATGTCTGGTCCGGCGACGTGGCCCGCGCCTTCCGCGTCGCGCGTCGGCTGCGTGCGGGTGGGGTCGGGGTGAACACGGTCGGCCGCAACATGGAGGCGCCGTTCGGGGGCTTCAAGCACAGCGGGGTGGGCCGTGACGTCGGCTCGTACGCCCTGCACGCGTACAGCGAGCTCCAGGCGATCGTCTGGCCCGGCTAG
- a CDS encoding LLM class flavin-dependent oxidoreductase, translating into MEFGLFVQGYVPVARSSVDPQAEHHALMEETEYVIQADKSGFKYAWASEHHFLEEYSHLSANEVFLGYLAHATERIHLGSGIFNPLAPVNHPVKVAEKVAMLDHLSEGRFEFGSGRGAGSHEILGFMPGITDMNHTKEIWEETIAEFPKMWLQDEYVGFQGKHWSLPPRKIFPKPYGKSHPAMWYAAGSPSSYAMAAKKGLGVLGFSVQKVSDMEWVLEQYKTAIREAEPIADFVNDNVMVTSTAICAETHDKAVAIAAAGGLNRLQSLVFRYHDTFPRPDGVPEWPELLPEYTTEIIELLIAEELMICGDPDEVTRQCKRWEQAGADQLSFGLPIGVPYEDTMNTIRLIGEHVIPKIDTDPVHRTTRFREAAGA; encoded by the coding sequence TTGGAATTCGGACTGTTTGTACAGGGATACGTGCCCGTGGCACGCTCGTCGGTCGACCCCCAGGCGGAGCACCACGCGCTCATGGAGGAGACCGAATACGTCATCCAGGCGGACAAGTCCGGCTTCAAGTACGCCTGGGCCTCCGAGCACCACTTCCTGGAGGAGTACTCGCACCTGTCGGCCAACGAGGTCTTCCTCGGCTACCTCGCCCACGCGACCGAGCGCATCCACCTCGGCTCGGGCATCTTCAACCCGCTCGCGCCGGTCAACCACCCGGTCAAGGTCGCGGAGAAGGTCGCGATGCTCGACCACCTCAGCGAGGGGCGCTTCGAGTTCGGCTCCGGGCGGGGCGCGGGCTCCCACGAGATCCTGGGGTTCATGCCGGGCATCACCGACATGAACCACACCAAGGAGATCTGGGAGGAGACCATCGCGGAGTTCCCCAAGATGTGGCTCCAGGACGAGTACGTGGGGTTCCAGGGCAAGCACTGGTCGCTGCCGCCGCGCAAGATCTTCCCCAAGCCGTACGGGAAGTCGCACCCGGCGATGTGGTACGCGGCCGGGTCCCCGTCGTCGTACGCCATGGCCGCCAAGAAGGGCCTGGGCGTCCTCGGCTTCTCCGTCCAGAAGGTCTCGGACATGGAGTGGGTCCTGGAGCAGTACAAGACGGCGATACGGGAGGCGGAGCCGATCGCCGACTTCGTCAACGACAACGTGATGGTGACGTCGACGGCGATCTGTGCGGAGACGCACGACAAGGCGGTGGCCATTGCCGCGGCGGGCGGGCTGAACCGGTTGCAGTCGCTGGTGTTCCGCTACCACGACACGTTCCCGCGGCCCGACGGTGTGCCGGAGTGGCCCGAGCTGCTGCCCGAGTACACGACCGAGATCATCGAACTCCTCATCGCCGAGGAGCTGATGATCTGCGGCGACCCGGACGAGGTCACGCGGCAGTGCAAGCGGTGGGAGCAGGCGGGGGCGGATCAGCTGTCGTTCGGGCTGCCGATCGGGGTGCCCTACGAGGACACGATGAACACGATCCGGCTGATCGGGGAGCATGTGATTCCGAAGATCGATACGGATCCGGTGCACCGTACGACCCGATTCCGCGAGGCTGCGGGCGCCTGA
- a CDS encoding DUF6879 family protein, translating into MKYPVREGLARARHSAAHLEMRDSYTPDDPEFARWRAGHRYHGDPTKLPDWWETWRSLVELTTARGVMMRRARIVSEPVTDYIRYEHDLTFANVAAGELVRWLPRRRAADIALPATDLWMFDGTSVLFTYFSGAGEVVDREWSTEPAVVELVTSSFEMVWERATPHEDYRPR; encoded by the coding sequence GTGAAGTACCCCGTACGTGAGGGGCTGGCCCGGGCTCGGCACTCCGCCGCGCATCTGGAGATGCGTGACAGCTACACGCCGGACGACCCGGAGTTCGCCCGCTGGCGCGCGGGCCACCGGTACCACGGCGATCCGACGAAATTGCCAGACTGGTGGGAGACTTGGCGCAGCCTTGTGGAGCTGACGACAGCGCGTGGCGTCATGATGCGAAGGGCGCGGATCGTCTCGGAGCCGGTCACGGACTACATCCGGTATGAGCACGATCTGACGTTCGCCAACGTTGCAGCCGGTGAGTTGGTCCGCTGGCTGCCCCGGCGCAGGGCGGCCGACATCGCGCTGCCGGCCACCGACCTGTGGATGTTCGACGGAACGTCGGTGCTGTTCACCTACTTCTCGGGCGCCGGGGAGGTGGTCGACCGGGAGTGGAGCACCGAACCCGCCGTCGTGGAGCTGGTGACCTCGTCGTTCGAGATGGTGTGGGAAAGAGCCACGCCGCACGAGGATTACCGGCCCCGCTGA